Part of the Companilactobacillus zhachilii genome is shown below.
TGGTATATAGTTTTAAAATTAATCGAACTTTTTACATAGTTTCAACCATTTTTTTGCTGATTATATTTGTTTTGTCTTCATTATCGTGTTATAAACGTTATTTGTTCTTTAAAAAAGCAAGATACCTTTTTGATATGACTAAGACAATTGGTTTAGGAATTACTAATGGCCTGATGGCAGTGATAATATTCTTATTTACTATATTCTTTCTTTTTAAGTGTCCTTTAATATCAATGGAAATATTAGCAATATTATTTTTGGTGTCATCTACACTTAATTTTTTGTTCTCTGTAATGGTTGAAAAAGTTAATAATAAAATGCCGTTATCCGTAAAAAAAGGAATTAAAAAGAATATTCTTTTAAACATGATAGACAATGGGGATCTTGATATAAGACAAAAGATATTTACAAAAGTATTGAATAGCGAAATCACAGCTAATAAATATTCTTCATATATTTTTGTAACACATGAAAGAAGAAGATGCTGGATTAATTTCTTGAAAACTTTGGATTCATCTACTCTTTTTCAAATGGAGTATGTAATTAAGCAGAAATTAAAGTATAGTCCCCAATGGGATAAAATAATTTCAACTTTCTTAAAATTAACAGGATTCGGGTATCTTTTTGGTTTATTGGTTCAATTTGTATCTAAACTTATTCAAGTTGGCGGTATTAATATGATTTTTTTAATTGCAATAATGGTGATGATTATATTAATAATGATTATTATTGAAATAGTTCTTTATTTGAAAGCACATTCGGATGACAAAACTAATGAATTTATTTTGTCAATGTTAGCTGAAATTAAAAGTATGAAAATTAAGTGATATTCATTTATTTCTCAAGTTGTCAAATAAAGTGCAATATAAAACTGATTGTTTTATCTACGTGACAAGTATACGAATAATAACGGATATAGAACAAAGATGATATATATTAACGATGACCGCCGATCCAATTGTCTTCATTTTTTAGTATTGAAATAGATGAAGCAAAAGGTTGATATATTGCACTCTTTTAACTAAAGTTCAAGGAAATATTCTAGTTATGGTCAAAAGTAATGTTGGTAAAGATGAAAATGATTTATACGTTGATAAGCAGGTCTTATCTAATACCCAGTAAACAGTATTAAATGATAAATAGGTTTTTTTGCAGTGTTTTATTTTAGTTGGCGGATGTAATAACCTATGTTTTATAGATTATTGTTTGTAATTGGCAAAAGGGTCATCCACTTATTGGATGACCTTTTTTAAGCAACTATTGTCCTTAGATTTAAAAAAAAGTCCTTTATTGTAAAATAAAAAAGGTTTCTTAAAAAAGAAAACCTTTTCGTTTTTGATTATTTATTTGACTTATTTTCAGAATCGACACTAGAATCAGAAGTTGATTCAGTTGATTCAGTTGATTCAGTTGATTCAGTTGATTCAGTTGATTCAGTTGATTCAGTTGATTCAGTTGATTCAGTTGATTCAGTTGATTCAGTTGATTCAGTTGATTCAGTTGATTCAGTTGATTCAGTTGATTCAGTTGATTCAGTTGATTCAGTTGATTCAGTTGATTCAGTTGATTCAGTTGATTCAGTTGATTCATCTTTTCTGGGCTTAATTTTGATATATAATCTCTTGAAATCATCTAATTTCACATTAAATATGCTGAGAATTGTTCCGATAATAATTGCTATGAATGACCAGAACGAGAAGTGACGAGCGGCTTTTTGAATATGAGTTTCGTAATAGTCGATGACGACTTGTCCTTTGCCACTGACCGTTACTTCACCCAGACCGTTATTCTTCATATCCATCTTTAGCTTTGAGACATCACCAGTGGATTCTTTAGCCTGGAAGCCGTAATAAGCGATAACTGGAACGGAGATAACGGTCTTTTTAGCATTGGTAAAGTTAAAGGTCATTCGTGTGTCAGAACGTTTAAAATTGGTGATTTTAGCTTTTTTACCAGACTTAATTGTCGGTGTTTTTGGTTCAGCTTCTAGTGGTACGATGTCTGCACCTTTTGGCAGATATTCTTGACCACCACCGATACTGAAGGGGGAGGCCTTGTCATATTCAGAGTATGGAACGAGTGCAGTTGACATCTCGTGAACCATACGATAACTAGCAGAAATTGCTAGTAAAGTGACGAACATGACTAAAGCTGCTTTGACAAAGTTACCTTTTAGTAAATGCAATGGATCTGAGGCAATGAAGATTGCTAGTAGGATAGTAGCTATCATATCAAAACGCCATGGATATTGGATCATTTTGAAGGGTGTTTTACTTAGGAGAACCCATGGGAAAATTTTACTCCCACAGACAAACATTACTGCACCGATAACAGCAAAATGTTTTACGGCTTTATTCTCAACTCGACCAATACCAATAATGGCGGCGATAGCCGTAATTAACAGTACGAAACCGATATTAGGTTTGTTAATAACATTGTTGATACTCCAATTAAAGTAGTCCAGCAAGTTGTCAGCGCCGGTTGTTAAGATACTTTTCGTTTCTGTCAGACGGAAGGTTGTGTGCTTTAATTGTTCTAGCATTGGTAAAAAGTAACCGATACTCATCAATCCTGAGCAAAGTGCTGCCCATGTTAATGACAGAAGTCGTTTGGGGTGAATTTTTAGTTCAGGTAATTGACATAACAAAACGGTCACAATCATAATCGCTACAAGAATAGGTGAGATAGCGTGAGAATAAATGATTCCGGTCATACCAAAGGCTAGGAATAACCAATTACGCTTTCTTTCCCCATAAAAGATTTCATAAATTCCTAAAACGGCAATTGGTAGGAATAAGAAGGCACCGACTTCGCCCAAATCGTGACGGAATAACATATCATGCAACCGATAATTGGCTAGCGTATAAACAAAACTGAAGACGAGGGCATTCCAATACTTTCTTTGAACTTTATAGAAGCAAAGGAATGACACACTGAAAGTCAAGAAGTTCATCATTAAATAAAATCTAACAATAGTTTGTGCAGGTGTGAATCCCATCAGACGCATAATGGCAGCCGGATAAATTAGAAAATCTGAATAGAAGATATTTGAGATGTAACCTAAACCTTCCATGAAAGACATATTGACGAGTGGAAAATAATTGTGATGCAAAATTGATTGATACAATCCTTCGATTCGCATCATGTGGAATCGATTGTCACTAGGACCTAAGAACGTCCAAATTGAATGACGATAAAACTCTGTTTGGTAAAGTGCAATATAGCTGACTGCGGCAAAGAGAGCGATAGTTATGAGGGTAACGATCGGAATCCGCAGGTACTTATTTTTCCAAGAAATATATTTCATGTAGTTGATACCTTTCCCTTAAATATATATAACATTGTTATTATACTAGTTGTTTAATTAGGAAGTATAGATTTGTTTAAATATGTTTTGGAAATGCCGCCTCCAGGGACAAGAAATTTAGGTCGCTATGGGGACCGACTTGAGCCGAGGTCTCAAGTCTCGATTTTGAACCTCGCAAAATACGCGAGTTTCAAAACTCGTCCCGTGGTGTAAGAGCTAAAGCTCCAACGCCACCTACACAGCGACCTAAATTTCTTGTCCCTTCCGGCTAGTTTATTCGTTGGTTTTAATGAGAGGTAATTTCAAATTATGTTGATGATGATTGAAGTATTGTTTGCAAAAATTGAATAAAATACTTTAATTTAATTAAAGTGAAGTGAATAATCTGAATTGGTAGTAATTTGCTTCAAATGGATTTAATGTGTTAAATAAAGTTATTAAGTGTTAATCAAAATATATTGGTTATAGGGTTGGACTTTAATTAGTTCAATCTTTTTTTGCATAAAAAAACCAGGCAACTTTAACAGATTGTCTGGTTGGAAAATATCTTAATGATTGATTGTATAATTATTATTGTTATTAGAAGAAAAACGACTGTCGGGTGTAATGTAGTTTTTCATTACTAGTGTGTTGTAAGATCCTTCATCGGCTGGTTCGAAACCGGCATTGATAAGGTCAGTTGTGTATAGTTTGTTATAGAAAAAAGCAAAAACCATATTGAACAAAATTGTACCGAAACCCATATTCCAAGCACCTAAGGTTAAGTTGGCTATCAAAATAATTATTAACCATTTCCAATCACCCCTAAAAAGTGCGGGCCAGAAGCCCCAGAAGAATTCGGTCCATGAAAAGCCAACTTTGACATCTTTTCGTTCATTGGTGCGGCGATTAATTAAAATTGCGTGCATAATTTCCTCCCTATCACTATTTTTCCTTAGTATAACAAGGGCATGGGGATTTAGATGTAGGTGGCGGCAGCTATTTCATGGATTTATTAAATATCAAGTTGTGTGGCTCATGATGGCAGTAGTAGCGCGGTTTCGCTGGAACTTAGCGGGTGGGTGAAGAAGTGTTTTCAAAAAATAATAAATATCGGTTAATAAAAAAGGCAGCTACTTTCAAAGTAACTGCCTTTTAATTTATAAACCTAAAATTTGTCTCTTTTTGATATCATATTCCTCTTGGGTGATGGCACCTTGATCGAGTAAGTCTTTCAATTTATCAAGTTGGTCCAATTGGGGATCACTTGTGTAATTAGTAGTAGTAAATTTACGACCGGGAGCAATGTATCCTTTGGCAAGTAAGGCATTGTAGGATGCATCGTCAGCTGGTTCAAAACCACTATTTAGCAAGTCGTTAGTATAAAATTTATTGTAGAAGAATGCAAAAATCAAATTGAAAAATAGTGATCCGCCACCCCATGAGAAGACGCCCAGTCCGACATCAACTAGTAGGATAATAATAAGCCATTTCCAGTCAGCTCGAAAAAGTGCGGGCCAAAAGCCCCAGAAGAATTCAGTCCATGAGAAACCGACTTTGACGTCTTTACGTTCGTTGGTATTGCGATTAATTAAAGTTGCGTGCATAATATGTCCTTCCTGAAAATCGTATGGTAATAATCATTCCTAAGTATAGCAAAAATAATTGGTATAGGAGTTGATTAAAGATTTTTTTTACAAATTATATGGCAGATGAATTATAATCTTGTTATGTGTGTCGTCCGTGGATGATTTTAGTAAAATGTAATTGAGTATTTTTTGTGAAAGGGTGTTGAGTCATCGAAGATTTATTTTTAAAAATCAAGAAATATCGCTGGTCCATCGCTATTTTGACGATAGTCTTCTTTATTATGTTGTTGCTCAACTGGAAGACCTTGTATGTAGCGGATGATTACGTATATCGGTTTGTGTATCAATCGCCATCGCCAACGGCATTTCCACATCAGCAGCGAATCAGTACATGGCTGATTCCGTATTCGATGTTTAATCATTATCAATTGTGGAATGGTCGGTTTGTGGCACATTCGATTGTGCAATATTTTATGCAATTTAATTCCAAAGTGCCGTTTGATATTTGTAGTAGTTTAATTTACATTTTGTTGCTGTTATTGATGAATAAATTATCGGTAAAATTGTCCGGAAAAAAGCATAATCCCTTTATCTTGCCACTTATTTTTGGTTTTACTTGGTTTTATATTCCTTATTTTGGCCAATCAGTTTTGTGGTTATCAGGTTCAGGCAATTACTTGTGGATGAGTGTAATTTATTTAGGATTCATTCTGTATAATTTGAAAGTTAGAACTGTCAACTTCAGTAATATTTTAGGGGCAATTGTTTTAGGATTTTTGGCAGGAGCCTCTAATGAAAATTCGGGACCAGCGGCAGTATTAATTATCTTGCTATTTATGGTTAAACGTTTGATTCAAGAACATAAAATTAGTTTAGTTTCCACTATCAGTGTCATTTTCAGTGGTATCGGGTTTATTACTATGATGCTGTCTCCGGGATCACAAAGCCGTGGCAATATTCATCGAACATGGACTTTGATTCAAAAAAACTTTGCCGGTATTTATAAATTAACCTTTGATAAGTGGGTTTGGATCTACTTGTTAATGGCAGTTTTATTGATTGTTGGAGTAGTGCTAAAGAAAATTAACATTGATACAATCTGGGCAGTGCTATTTTTCCTAATTGGACATCTAGCAGCAGTTTACGCTATGGCCTTTTCACCAGAATATCCCGAACGGACTTTCTTTGGCGGAGTGATTTTCTTAGGCATTGCTTTGTTTATCTTAGTTTATGCTGTATTTAGTGAATTAACTTGGACTACAGTAGCTTTGTCGGCCGTCATAACGGTTATGTTTGGCATTAGTTTTGGACCAGCATATAAAGATATTAACTTGAGTTATCATCAGATGCGGACACAGTATCAAATCATTTACCAGGCTGAAAAAACAAAGGATAAATCGGCACGAATACCATTAATGACGATGCAAAAGAGCAAGTACAACGCCAATTACGGAGTGATTGCTTTAGATACACCACCGACTGCTTTGATGAACCAGTGGGAAGCTAAGTTCTTTGGACTTAACCAAATCAGCGGTTATCGTGTAAAGTAGAAAATACATTATGAGATTAGTGTCTCCTACAAAAGTAAGAAATTAGGTTGTTGTGGGAACTGATTTGAGCGCAAGGTCTCCAGACTCTGTTTTGAGACTTTCAATCCTTAGTTTTTAATTAAAATAATTATATATTAGTTGGAGGGAGCAAGGGATATTTAATCAGCAGTGAAGGTGGAGTTAGGACGTTTCGTCCTTACTCCACGGACGTATTTTGAGATTCGCGTACTTTGCGAAGCTCAAAATCGAGGTTCGAGACCTTGGCTCGAGCCGGTCCCACAGCTGACTAAATATCCCTTGCTCCCGGAGACGGCATATTTGGGGGCTATTTTGAAAAGAAAAAGAATAATATATATCGATGTAATCCGAGTGGTTGCAATGATGTTGGTTGTTTTGGCACACTCTTTAGCAGCCAGACTAGCAACACGAGATAACTCACTAAATTGGGACATTTCCAATATGCTGGTTGTTATTACAGAAATTGCAGTGCCACTATTCTTTATGATCAGTGGGGCAACGATTTTAAACAGTCGAAAGACGAAAAATGTTGGTTATTTATTCAGCCATCGTTTACCAAGAGTATTAGTACCATTTCTTATTTGGTCGGTTATTAGCGCATTCGTTTCAAGAAAAATCGATGGTGTCTTCACATATCAAGACTTTTTCCACAGCGTATTGTTAATGTATCACCAACCAGTTCTGATTGCTTATTGGTTTATTTATCCCTTGGTATCACTATATTTGTTATCGCCACTGTTGAAAGCAATGGTTGAAGGGATGGATGAAAAACTACTCAATTACTTATTAATTTTGTGGTTGATCATCAGCATGTTTTTACCGGCTTTGGTAGGAGTATTACCAAAAAATATTAGTATGTATTTTGACGGTTATACAGTTGGAAAAGTTGTCTTCTCAAGTAGTTTAGGTTATTTCATTCTCGGCTATAAGTTGACTCAAAGTCAGCATGAGAAGACGAATTCTTTACAATTGTTAGTGATGGCAGTTGTGTTGATGGCAATTAATGTCATCATTGCTTTTGTCAGTTTGAAACCAAATTTCCAATTTCTAAGTGTTATTTCAGTGGTCAATATTCCATTTATTGCAGCTTTGATTTTTAAAGTTTTGAAATCATATGAAGGCCGTTATCATAAATGGTTTATCCGCTTGACTGAAATTCTGGCGCCATTAACCTATGGAGTTTACTTAGTTCACGGCTTGAGTATTGGAGTGGTTCAAAAAATGGCCGGAGTAAATCATTATTTAATAACATTTTTCTTTGCGACAATCCTGTCATTGGTTATTATTTTTGTGATTAGTAAGATTCCAGTTTTGAAAAAATGGATGATGTAAATGTTCCGCCTCCAAGAGTAAGAAATTTGGGTCGCTATGGGGACCGGTTGGAGCCAAGGTCTCCAACCTCGATTTTGAGCCTTGCAAAAATCGCAAGTCTCAAAAGTCGTCCCGTGGTGTAGGCGCTAAAGCGCCAACGCCACCTTCACAGCGACCCAAATTTCTTACTCTTTCCGGCTAGTTTATTTCTTGTTCTTTAATTTATAGTAAATAATTTTGAATATTGTTACGTCGTTGATAACTGGATTATCGGAATAAGTGTAAAAATAATTCAAATCTATGATAAAAACATCAACTAGCACCACACGTATATTCTGTTTTTGAGTATTAAAAATGCGAGTAGTAATCCGATTCATTTAGGATTGCTACTCGTATTTTTATTTCAAATATGCCGTTTTCAGATTTAATAACAGAATACGATTTGTCCATCTTACTTGACTGTGATAACGAGCAGTATATGGCTCCGTTTATAATCTTTGGAATTATAATTACAGCAATAAGAAAGCGGGTGGCGTTATGAAAAAGAAGAGTCTGGTTTTCCTCATATTATTGCTTTTGATTTGGTTGCCAACAGGAATCGACTTGTTGCTTTGGAATAAGTTGCCTGCAGAATTGCCCATGCATTTTAATAGTCAAATGATTGCTGATAGTTGGGGTCCTAAGGCAATGGCTGTCTTTATTTTGCCAACGATTCTTACCGTGGCGCAAAGCGTTATATTTCTTCTGATTAAGCATGATGCAAGGAAAAATGCTGTGAAAGATTGGATTGTTTATCTTGTCTTAGCTATCATGCCGATTATTTCATTTTTTCTAAATTTTGTTATTTTATCAACTGCTTTAGGTGACAACACTTATTTTCAACAACAAGCCACAGTTAACTTATTGAGTGGAATTATTCTGATAATTTTGGGTGTGCCGATGAATTCTCTTAAACCAAATAAAGTTATTGGGATTCGGTTACCCTGGACAATGGAGAGTAATGAAAATTGGCGTTTAACACATCGCTTAGGATCGAAAACATTTATTTGCGGAGGTATTTTTGAATTAGTTGCCGCTATTTTTACGTATACACTATTATTTATTCCGATATTGGTAATTGTTACTTTGATACCAATAATTTACTCATACGTTTTATATCAAAAAGGTATTTGAGAAATGTTCTTGCGGTCTAAAGGAAATTAGCGCAAAATTACTTTATTATGGAAAAATCAATTACGAATAAACGCAAATTTTTAATGCCGATGATGTTCGTGGTTTCATTCATATATTTTGGGGTATTTAGATATTTCGTGATTCCATCGGGGGATGATTACTTTTGGTGGGGACCGCAGGGAAAATATTTACTTCATCATATGTTTTATGGACCACAAGCAATCTATGGTGGCAGTAGCAATGGCCGGTATTTAGGAAATACTTTAGAAATTTTCACGATGCATTCACTGCCATTAGCAATATTAACTTATGCAGTATTTTGGACGTTGCTATTATGGGGACTTTGGCGATTGTCGGGGAAAACTTTGCTATCGTTAACCTTGTCATTTCTCTTCGTCTTTACTTTACAAGATAGCTTTTTGAACAATATCTTGGTTTGGAACGCTGGCTTCGTCAATTATGTTCCACCAATTGCGTTGGCATTAGTATATATCTGGTTGGTTGATAAAGGACGAACCAAAGAATTCAATCAATTTCTAGCTTTGGGAACGCTGGTGCTTTCTTATGTTGGTGGAATGTTTACGGAAACGATGACTGTGGCGCAGATTGCTTTAGGAATTCTTGTTGTCTTGTTTTTCAATAAAAAAGTTAAACTGTATCACATTACTTATTTATTGGGAGCGATTGTAGCGGCAGTGACGATGTTCACTCATCGAGGCTATCGGGGTAAAAGCACCTATCGTAATACGACGTTTGATCCGATAAAAATTTGGAACAATTATGCCAAAATAACACATTTCTGGCTGATAACATTTAATATCGCTATGCTGGTGGCACTGTTGGTAGCAATTGCGATTTTAGTTATAAGGTCTGATTTTTCAGCTCTGAAGAAAACAATTTTAACCGTTATAGCGGTGACATTTTTGATCTATTATGTAGCAATTAATTTTTATCTTCAAAAGCATATGCAACTAAATGATATGTATGGTTACAATGTGATTGACGATAATTTGTCTAACCTTGAGGGAATAATCAGTTTGTTGCTGGTCGTATTTATCGGTTACTGTATTTTTATGTTTTTCCGAGTAGACGCTAAAATGTGGCTGTATTTCTTAATGACCGGCGTAATCATGGGACAATTGTTGTTTGTGTCGGCACCGATTAATTGTCGAGGCAACTTCCTAACCTATGTCTTTACATATTTAATAACAATGAGATTTGTTTTAGCCGCAATGGATAATTTTAGATGGAAAAATTGGTTGACAGGCTTGCTGTTGATAACCTTGGTAGTTGTTGGCGCAAGATATTTAAATATTATGAGTGTCAATCAACAAGCAAATTTGGCTCGAGTTAATAATCCAGATTATTACAATGGCAAAGTTGAATTGACCAAACACGTACCATATCGAAAATTCGTCTGGTTCAACGATTTGATGAATCAACAAGTTCCGGCTTACTGGAAACAGTATTTTAACAAATAATAATTGAGGTGCTTGCCATGCAGGTACCTTTTTTTTGA
Proteins encoded:
- a CDS encoding DUF2628 domain-containing protein; this translates as MHAILINRRTNERKDVKVGFSWTEFFWGFWPALFRGDWKWLIIILIANLTLGAWNMGFGTILFNMVFAFFYNKLYTTDLINAGFEPADEGSYNTLVMKNYITPDSRFSSNNNNNYTINH
- a CDS encoding DUF3329 domain-containing protein, whose protein sequence is MLLLNWKTLYVADDYVYRFVYQSPSPTAFPHQQRISTWLIPYSMFNHYQLWNGRFVAHSIVQYFMQFNSKVPFDICSSLIYILLLLLMNKLSVKLSGKKHNPFILPLIFGFTWFYIPYFGQSVLWLSGSGNYLWMSVIYLGFILYNLKVRTVNFSNILGAIVLGFLAGASNENSGPAAVLIILLFMVKRLIQEHKISLVSTISVIFSGIGFITMMLSPGSQSRGNIHRTWTLIQKNFAGIYKLTFDKWVWIYLLMAVLLIVGVVLKKINIDTIWAVLFFLIGHLAAVYAMAFSPEYPERTFFGGVIFLGIALFILVYAVFSELTWTTVALSAVITVMFGISFGPAYKDINLSYHQMRTQYQIIYQAEKTKDKSARIPLMTMQKSKYNANYGVIALDTPPTALMNQWEAKFFGLNQISGYRVK
- a CDS encoding acyltransferase: MKRKRIIYIDVIRVVAMMLVVLAHSLAARLATRDNSLNWDISNMLVVITEIAVPLFFMISGATILNSRKTKNVGYLFSHRLPRVLVPFLIWSVISAFVSRKIDGVFTYQDFFHSVLLMYHQPVLIAYWFIYPLVSLYLLSPLLKAMVEGMDEKLLNYLLILWLIISMFLPALVGVLPKNISMYFDGYTVGKVVFSSSLGYFILGYKLTQSQHEKTNSLQLLVMAVVLMAINVIIAFVSLKPNFQFLSVISVVNIPFIAALIFKVLKSYEGRYHKWFIRLTEILAPLTYGVYLVHGLSIGVVQKMAGVNHYLITFFFATILSLVIIFVISKIPVLKKWMM
- a CDS encoding SHOCT domain-containing protein → MHATLINRNTNERKDVKVGFSWTEFFWGFWPALFRADWKWLIIILLVDVGLGVFSWGGGSLFFNLIFAFFYNKFYTNDLLNSGFEPADDASYNALLAKGYIAPGRKFTTTNYTSDPQLDQLDKLKDLLDQGAITQEEYDIKKRQILGL
- a CDS encoding 6-pyruvoyl-tetrahydropterin synthase-related protein, encoding MKYISWKNKYLRIPIVTLITIALFAAVSYIALYQTEFYRHSIWTFLGPSDNRFHMMRIEGLYQSILHHNYFPLVNMSFMEGLGYISNIFYSDFLIYPAAIMRLMGFTPAQTIVRFYLMMNFLTFSVSFLCFYKVQRKYWNALVFSFVYTLANYRLHDMLFRHDLGEVGAFLFLPIAVLGIYEIFYGERKRNWLFLAFGMTGIIYSHAISPILVAIMIVTVLLCQLPELKIHPKRLLSLTWAALCSGLMSIGYFLPMLEQLKHTTFRLTETKSILTTGADNLLDYFNWSINNVINKPNIGFVLLITAIAAIIGIGRVENKAVKHFAVIGAVMFVCGSKIFPWVLLSKTPFKMIQYPWRFDMIATILLAIFIASDPLHLLKGNFVKAALVMFVTLLAISASYRMVHEMSTALVPYSEYDKASPFSIGGGQEYLPKGADIVPLEAEPKTPTIKSGKKAKITNFKRSDTRMTFNFTNAKKTVISVPVIAYYGFQAKESTGDVSKLKMDMKNNGLGEVTVSGKGQVVIDYYETHIQKAARHFSFWSFIAIIIGTILSIFNVKLDDFKRLYIKIKPRKDESTESTESTESTESTESTESTESTESTESTESTESTESTESTESTESTESTESTESTESTESTESTESTSDSSVDSENKSNK
- a CDS encoding SdpI family protein, producing the protein MKKKSLVFLILLLLIWLPTGIDLLLWNKLPAELPMHFNSQMIADSWGPKAMAVFILPTILTVAQSVIFLLIKHDARKNAVKDWIVYLVLAIMPIISFFLNFVILSTALGDNTYFQQQATVNLLSGIILIILGVPMNSLKPNKVIGIRLPWTMESNENWRLTHRLGSKTFICGGIFELVAAIFTYTLLFIPILVIVTLIPIIYSYVLYQKGI